The following proteins are co-located in the Streptosporangium brasiliense genome:
- a CDS encoding serine/threonine-protein kinase, translated as MNGMPPGVRPLTVGDPVIIGRYLLLGRLGVGGMGVVYLAEHPQGGVVALKTPHPVHLHDPTLRARFAEEVEFSRRVVPFCTAAVVEDGTDRGRPYLVSEYIPGPALSQVVSEQGPLTPDLAYGAALGVAAALVAVHEAGLVHRDLKPGNVLLSDTGPRVIDFGIARDVGALATHTQAGQVMGSPGWVAPERLVGGSALPASDVFAWGCLIAYAATGHHPFGAGEPDAVARRIMVEPPRAASVPALLRPAVEACLAKDPAHRPRAADLLGALLAAGGVGAPRDLRVAVAEVLAEIWTPVRHPPEGGRAHPPSHLTGDGRPWHLSHLTGDGRPRRVSHPSADGAHVPASAGPVREPSAPTRGSRRAPRRSAHLSQASFAALATVSMAAVTVVAAGSGGGGGGGGGGVEDGSGTPGRVPVVIPVQERTADPASRAARPPGGRPRTTPVMTPSTVLVTATRTVSVPAADGEREEPRPGRSPGSDGPPGGGGPRTCADATAKGRGRGDDCPATPGSPKPSFTQIPQTGDGESPAPSPAPSVTAPTSPPPPGTSPSAQIGG; from the coding sequence ATGAACGGCATGCCGCCCGGTGTGCGGCCGTTGACCGTCGGGGACCCGGTCATCATCGGCCGTTACCTCCTGCTCGGCCGCCTCGGCGTGGGGGGCATGGGCGTGGTCTATCTGGCCGAACACCCGCAGGGCGGGGTGGTAGCCCTCAAGACGCCGCATCCGGTGCATCTCCACGATCCCACGCTCCGTGCCCGTTTCGCGGAGGAAGTGGAATTCTCCCGGCGAGTGGTCCCCTTCTGCACCGCCGCCGTGGTCGAGGACGGCACCGACCGGGGCCGCCCCTACCTGGTCTCCGAATACATCCCCGGGCCGGCGTTGTCCCAGGTGGTGTCCGAGCAGGGCCCGCTCACCCCGGACCTGGCCTACGGCGCCGCCCTCGGGGTGGCCGCCGCGCTGGTGGCGGTGCACGAGGCGGGGCTGGTCCACCGCGACCTCAAACCCGGAAACGTGCTGCTGTCGGACACCGGGCCCCGTGTGATCGACTTCGGTATCGCCAGGGACGTCGGCGCCCTCGCCACGCACACACAGGCCGGGCAGGTCATGGGCAGCCCCGGCTGGGTGGCCCCCGAACGGCTCGTCGGCGGCTCCGCGCTGCCGGCCTCCGACGTCTTCGCCTGGGGCTGCCTGATCGCCTACGCGGCCACCGGTCACCACCCCTTCGGCGCCGGCGAGCCCGACGCGGTGGCCCGGCGCATCATGGTCGAGCCGCCGCGCGCCGCCTCGGTGCCCGCGCTGCTGCGCCCGGCCGTCGAGGCGTGCCTGGCCAAGGACCCCGCGCACCGGCCCCGGGCCGCCGATCTGCTCGGCGCGCTGCTCGCGGCGGGCGGCGTGGGCGCTCCGCGGGACCTCCGCGTGGCGGTGGCCGAGGTGCTGGCGGAGATCTGGACGCCGGTGCGCCACCCGCCCGAGGGCGGGCGGGCGCACCCCCCGTCCCACCTGACCGGAGACGGCCGCCCATGGCATCTGTCCCACCTGACCGGGGACGGCCGCCCACGGCGCGTCTCCCACCCGTCCGCAGACGGCGCCCACGTCCCCGCCTCCGCCGGACCGGTCCGGGAGCCCTCGGCCCCCACCAGGGGTTCCCGCCGGGCGCCGCGCCGGAGCGCGCACCTGTCGCAGGCGAGCTTCGCGGCGCTGGCCACGGTCTCCATGGCGGCCGTCACGGTGGTCGCCGCCGGGAGCGGAGGGGGCGGAGGGGGCGGAGGAGGCGGTGTCGAGGACGGCTCCGGCACCCCCGGCCGGGTGCCGGTGGTGATCCCGGTCCAGGAGCGCACCGCGGACCCCGCCTCCCGCGCCGCCCGCCCGCCGGGCGGCAGGCCGCGGACCACGCCGGTGATGACGCCCTCCACGGTCCTGGTCACCGCGACCCGCACCGTCTCGGTGCCCGCGGCCGACGGCGAGCGCGAGGAGCCCCGGCCCGGCCGCTCGCCGGGCAGTGACGGCCCGCCCGGCGGGGGCGGGCCGCGGACCTGCGCGGACGCGACGGCCAAGGGCAGGGGCAGGGGCGACGACTGCCCGGCCACGCCGGGCAGTCCCAAGCCGTCCTTCACCCAGATCCCGCAGACCGGCGACGGGGAGAGCCCGGCGCCGTCGCCGGCCCCGTCGGTGACGGCGCCCACGTCCCCGCCTCCGCCGGGCACGAGCCCTTCGGCGCAGATCGGCGGCTGA
- a CDS encoding ABC transporter permease: MVRTYLLLAWTWLRASAQYPGPLIMMVAGSFAVNALDVLAIWVIFEHTGTLAGFGLAEVMLLYGTAGLSFALSDMLFGNVDRLSQHIRAGTFDTMLIRPASPFVQIAVDRFSVHRFGRIAQALVALGIALSRLDIPWSRAWMIPVMIVCGVVIFASIFALGGALQFLLTDAPEVANAFTYGGSTLTQYPLSVYGEELVRGVTFVIPLAFVNWQPGLFVLDRQDPFGLPPGLRFAAPLAALVLAAAAALAWRAGIRRYRSTGS; the protein is encoded by the coding sequence ATGGTCAGGACCTATCTGCTGCTGGCCTGGACCTGGCTGAGGGCCTCGGCTCAGTACCCTGGACCGCTGATCATGATGGTGGCCGGCTCGTTCGCCGTCAACGCGCTGGACGTCCTGGCGATCTGGGTGATCTTCGAGCACACCGGGACGCTGGCCGGCTTCGGCCTGGCCGAGGTGATGCTCCTGTACGGGACCGCGGGCCTGTCGTTCGCGCTGAGCGACATGCTCTTCGGCAACGTCGACCGGCTCAGCCAGCACATCAGGGCCGGCACCTTCGACACCATGCTGATCCGTCCGGCCAGCCCGTTCGTCCAGATAGCCGTCGACCGCTTCAGCGTGCACCGCTTCGGCAGGATCGCCCAGGCCCTGGTCGCGCTCGGCATCGCCCTGTCCCGGCTCGACATCCCCTGGAGCAGGGCGTGGATGATCCCGGTGATGATCGTGTGCGGGGTGGTCATCTTCGCCTCGATCTTCGCCCTCGGCGGCGCGCTGCAGTTCCTGCTGACCGACGCTCCCGAGGTGGCCAACGCCTTCACCTACGGCGGCAGCACGCTCACCCAGTATCCGCTGAGCGTCTACGGCGAGGAGCTCGTCAGGGGCGTCACCTTCGTCATACCGCTGGCGTTCGTCAACTGGCAGCCCGGACTGTTCGTGCTGGACCGGCAGGACCCCTTCGGCCTGCCGCCCGGCCTGCGCTTCGCCGCGCCCCTGGCGGCCCTGGTGCTCGCCGCCGCCGCCGCGCTCGCCTGGCGGGCGGGCATCCGCCGCTACCGCTCAACGGGGAGTTGA
- a CDS encoding alpha/beta hydrolase, whose protein sequence is MRDEIDVDVCPGYPVSWQAAALNTVLRGTLKPISGLLLRTDAGFVAASRLVALAGRVPLPLPAHVSVVQEEIGPCSGEWIRAGRLPGGGPESGGSGRSGADGGGAPWLDGSGAPGAGSRDGAGQRSGADGRNGQRSGSGGGHGLGDGSGGGARKRSGADGRSGTDGRSGTDGDLREGLDESRVVLYFHGGGYFLCSPATHRPITWRLSAAARCPVLAVDYRQGPVHTPAESLEDATAAYLCLLEWGYDPAQVLFAGDSAGGHLTLATLLALRDRGLPLPSAAVCLSPWADLTDVPRRVNRLLDPMIPAGRVGWLARRWTARLDPRDPLVSPVFGDYTGLPPLMIVTGSTEVLRDEGRRVAERARAHGVPVTYEEWRRMPHVFAILADLVPEARQVFRHIARFLTAVQNLPVQDLPVQDLAGPDLAVQVAAVQNLPVQNLPVQNLPVQDLPVQDLTGPDLAVQVAAVQDLPVQNLPIQAPAGPDLAVQDLPPRSGPAADRDTSVRPESGSAAA, encoded by the coding sequence ATGCGCGATGAGATCGACGTGGACGTCTGCCCCGGCTACCCCGTGAGCTGGCAGGCCGCAGCCCTCAACACGGTCCTGCGCGGCACGCTCAAACCGATCTCCGGCCTGCTGCTGAGAACCGACGCCGGCTTCGTGGCGGCCTCCCGCCTCGTCGCGCTGGCGGGCAGGGTGCCGCTCCCCCTGCCCGCCCACGTGAGCGTGGTGCAGGAGGAGATCGGGCCGTGCTCCGGCGAGTGGATCCGCGCCGGACGGCTGCCCGGCGGCGGCCCCGAGTCCGGCGGGAGCGGCCGGTCCGGGGCCGACGGGGGCGGAGCCCCCTGGCTCGACGGGAGCGGCGCCCCAGGGGCCGGCTCCCGCGACGGCGCCGGGCAGCGGAGCGGGGCTGACGGGAGGAACGGGCAGCGGAGCGGCTCCGGCGGAGGGCACGGGCTGGGGGACGGCTCCGGCGGGGGCGCCAGGAAGCGGAGCGGGGCTGACGGGAGGAGCGGGACTGACGGAAGGAGCGGGACTGACGGGGACCTGAGGGAGGGGCTCGACGAGAGCAGGGTGGTGCTGTACTTCCACGGCGGCGGCTACTTCCTCTGCTCCCCGGCCACGCACCGGCCGATCACCTGGCGTCTGTCGGCCGCCGCCCGGTGCCCGGTGCTGGCCGTCGACTACCGTCAGGGCCCGGTCCACACGCCGGCCGAGTCGCTCGAAGACGCGACAGCGGCCTACCTGTGCCTGCTGGAGTGGGGCTACGACCCGGCGCAGGTCCTGTTCGCCGGTGACTCCGCCGGCGGCCACCTCACCCTGGCCACGCTGCTGGCCCTGCGTGACAGGGGGCTGCCGCTGCCCTCGGCCGCGGTCTGCCTGTCGCCGTGGGCCGACCTCACCGACGTGCCCCGCCGGGTCAACCGCCTGCTCGACCCGATGATCCCGGCGGGCCGGGTCGGCTGGCTCGCCCGCCGCTGGACCGCCCGCCTCGACCCTCGCGACCCCTTGGTCTCCCCGGTCTTCGGCGACTACACCGGCCTGCCGCCGCTGATGATCGTCACCGGCTCCACCGAGGTCCTCCGCGACGAGGGGCGCCGGGTAGCCGAGCGGGCCCGCGCGCACGGGGTCCCGGTCACCTACGAGGAGTGGCGCCGCATGCCCCACGTCTTCGCCATCCTCGCCGACCTCGTCCCCGAGGCCCGCCAGGTCTTCCGGCACATCGCCCGCTTCCTCACCGCCGTTCAGAACCTCCCGGTTCAGGACCTCCCGGTTCAGGACCTCGCCGGACCCGATCTCGCCGTTCAGGTCGCCGCCGTTCAGAACCTCCCGGTTCAGAACCTCCCGGTTCAGAACCTCCCGGTTCAGGACCTCCCGGTTCAGGACCTCACCGGACCCGATCTCGCCGTTCAGGTCGCCGCCGTTCAGGACCTCCCGGTTCAGAACCTCCCGATTCAGGCCCCCGCCGGACCCGATCTCGCCGTTCAGGACCTTCCCCCGCGCTCCGGCCCCGCCGCCGACCGCGACACGTCCGTGCGGCCCGAGTCCGGCTCCGCCGCGGCCTGA
- a CDS encoding winged helix-turn-helix transcriptional regulator: MLNGDSFDPSCPTRVVLDRIGDKWSVLVVLSLHEGPRRFTELRDTIGGVTPKVLTQTLRAMERDGLLTRRVFAEVPPRVEYTLTELGQSLQEPLRAVTDWAERNVNAVMSARDLHDVRAAGGPAGQPV, translated from the coding sequence ATGCTGAACGGAGACTCCTTCGACCCGTCCTGCCCCACCCGGGTGGTGCTCGACCGCATCGGCGACAAGTGGTCGGTGCTGGTGGTGCTGAGCCTGCACGAGGGGCCGCGCCGGTTCACCGAGCTGCGCGACACGATCGGCGGCGTCACGCCGAAGGTCCTGACGCAGACGCTGCGGGCGATGGAGCGCGACGGCCTGCTGACCCGGAGGGTCTTCGCCGAGGTCCCGCCCCGGGTGGAATACACACTGACCGAGCTCGGCCAGTCGCTCCAGGAGCCGCTGCGGGCCGTCACCGACTGGGCCGAGCGCAACGTCAACGCGGTGATGTCGGCCCGTGACCTGCACGACGTCCGGGCGGCGGGCGGTCCGGCCGGTCAGCCGGTGTAG
- a CDS encoding HU family DNA-binding protein: MNKRELIEKAAAEAGLSRRQTAAALEAILGTIQTAVASEDKVAIPGFGSFEIVHKSARTGRNPQTGEPLEIAETWTAKFKPSPGFMGLIRQRKKD, encoded by the coding sequence ATGAACAAGCGCGAGCTGATCGAGAAGGCCGCGGCTGAGGCCGGACTCAGCCGGCGGCAGACCGCCGCCGCTCTGGAGGCGATCCTGGGGACCATCCAGACGGCCGTGGCATCCGAGGACAAGGTCGCCATCCCGGGTTTCGGGTCCTTCGAGATCGTGCACAAGTCGGCGCGGACCGGGCGTAATCCGCAGACCGGCGAGCCTCTGGAGATCGCCGAGACCTGGACGGCCAAGTTCAAGCCGAGCCCGGGGTTCATGGGCCTCATCCGCCAGCGCAAGAAGGACTGA
- a CDS encoding ABC transporter ATP-binding protein: MEQSVPGAVELSGVGVRAVGRTLLAGIDWRVEYGQHWVVLGPNGAGKTTLLSLAAAVRHPTEGAATVLGQRLGRVDLRELRRHIGLVAASQRLVDEELLEEENATAHTVVLTGHTGTSAPLWDRYGPAQHERAHNLLADMGCKDLADRLFRVCSQGERARIRVARALMADPVVLLLDEPFAGLDLPAREDLITAVEDLAATRPALTTVTVTHHLEEVPATTTHALLMRDTRIQEAGPVAEILTGENLSECFGRTLRIDNLDGRWYARAVRH; encoded by the coding sequence ATGGAGCAGTCCGTGCCCGGCGCGGTGGAGCTGAGCGGTGTCGGGGTGCGGGCGGTCGGACGGACTCTCCTGGCGGGCATCGACTGGCGGGTCGAGTACGGCCAGCACTGGGTGGTGCTGGGTCCCAACGGGGCGGGCAAGACCACGCTGCTGTCACTGGCCGCCGCCGTACGGCATCCCACGGAGGGCGCCGCCACCGTGCTCGGCCAGCGGCTGGGCAGGGTCGACCTCAGGGAGCTGCGCCGTCACATCGGTCTGGTCGCGGCCAGCCAGCGGCTCGTCGACGAGGAGCTGCTGGAGGAGGAGAACGCCACCGCGCACACCGTCGTGCTGACCGGTCACACCGGGACCAGCGCGCCCCTGTGGGACCGCTACGGCCCGGCCCAGCACGAGCGGGCGCACAATCTGCTGGCGGACATGGGCTGCAAGGATCTGGCCGACCGGCTCTTCCGCGTCTGCTCCCAGGGGGAGCGGGCCCGGATCCGGGTGGCCAGGGCGCTGATGGCCGACCCGGTGGTGCTGCTGCTGGACGAGCCGTTCGCCGGGCTCGACCTGCCCGCCCGCGAGGACCTGATCACCGCCGTCGAAGACCTGGCCGCGACCCGTCCGGCGCTGACCACGGTCACCGTCACCCACCACCTGGAGGAGGTCCCGGCCACCACGACCCACGCCCTGCTGATGCGTGACACCCGCATCCAGGAGGCCGGGCCGGTGGCGGAGATCCTGACCGGCGAGAACCTGTCGGAGTGCTTCGGGCGGACGCTGCGCATCGACAACCTCGACGGCCGCTGGTACGCCCGCGCCGTACGGCACTGA
- a CDS encoding DUF7873 family protein → MATKLNQILAVEKGVKSDAQRKVTDAYHTVQKNTLLSGISRTYQPIDDEGEHLPAESTRVQVQAEDLLKQLGTTLTRLFDVTATKDWANCVARADVRVDGATLLENVPVTYLLFLEKQLVDLHTFVAKLPVLDAAETWTLDQSTDCWRTEPVKTTRTKKVPRNHVKAEATDKHPAQVEVYHEDIVVGFWTKVTFSGAVPRKRVNELLERVTRLQDAVKFAREEANGTEVVDQRIGEKVFGYLLG, encoded by the coding sequence ATGGCGACCAAGTTGAACCAGATCCTCGCCGTGGAGAAGGGCGTCAAGTCCGACGCCCAGCGCAAGGTGACCGACGCGTACCACACGGTCCAGAAGAACACCCTGCTGTCGGGCATCTCCCGGACCTACCAGCCGATCGACGACGAGGGCGAGCACCTGCCGGCCGAGTCCACACGCGTGCAGGTCCAGGCCGAGGACCTGCTCAAGCAGCTCGGCACCACGCTCACCCGGCTGTTCGACGTGACCGCCACCAAGGACTGGGCGAACTGCGTCGCGCGGGCCGACGTCAGGGTGGACGGCGCCACCCTGCTGGAGAACGTGCCGGTCACCTACCTGCTCTTCCTGGAGAAGCAGCTGGTCGACCTGCACACCTTCGTCGCCAAGCTGCCCGTCCTCGACGCGGCGGAGACGTGGACGCTGGACCAGTCGACCGACTGCTGGCGGACCGAGCCGGTCAAGACGACCCGGACCAAGAAGGTGCCCCGCAACCACGTCAAGGCGGAGGCGACCGACAAGCACCCGGCCCAGGTCGAGGTCTACCACGAGGACATCGTGGTCGGTTTCTGGACCAAGGTCACCTTCTCCGGCGCCGTCCCGCGCAAGCGGGTCAACGAGCTCCTGGAGCGGGTCACCAGGCTCCAGGACGCCGTGAAGTTCGCCCGCGAGGAGGCCAACGGCACCGAGGTGGTCGACCAGCGCATCGGCGAGAAGGTGTTCGGCTACCTCCTGGGGTAG
- a CDS encoding ABC transporter ATP-binding protein, with protein sequence MIEVDRVGRSFTVGRRRTRTTVHAVQDLSFTVEAGEFVGYLGPNGAGKSTTIKMLTGILAPTSGRIQVAGLDPARRRTALARKIGVVFGQRTTLWWDLPLKDSFELIRHLYKVDRVDFRRRLDELTGLLGLAEFVDTPVRQLSLGQRMRGDITAALLHSPAVLVLDEPTIGLDVVSKAAMREFLRRLNADHGTTVLLTTHDLGDIEKLCRRVMLIDHGRLTFDGTLDDLRATAPEEDSIEDVVARLYTG encoded by the coding sequence ATGATCGAAGTCGACCGGGTCGGCCGCTCGTTCACCGTGGGCCGCCGCCGCACGCGCACGACCGTGCACGCCGTACAGGATCTGTCCTTCACCGTCGAGGCCGGGGAGTTCGTCGGCTATCTCGGCCCCAACGGCGCGGGCAAGTCCACCACCATCAAGATGCTCACCGGCATCCTCGCCCCCACCTCCGGCCGCATCCAGGTGGCCGGACTCGACCCGGCGCGCCGCCGTACGGCTCTCGCCCGCAAGATCGGTGTGGTCTTCGGCCAGCGGACGACACTCTGGTGGGACCTGCCGCTGAAGGACAGCTTCGAGTTGATCCGCCACCTTTACAAAGTAGATCGAGTTGACTTCCGCCGCAGGCTGGACGAGCTGACCGGCCTGCTCGGCCTCGCCGAGTTCGTCGACACGCCGGTCCGCCAGCTCAGCCTCGGCCAGCGCATGCGGGGCGACATCACCGCCGCCCTCCTCCACTCCCCCGCCGTGCTGGTGCTCGACGAGCCCACGATCGGCCTCGACGTGGTCAGCAAGGCCGCCATGCGCGAGTTCCTGCGCCGCCTCAACGCCGACCACGGCACCACGGTCCTGCTCACCACCCACGACCTGGGCGACATCGAGAAGCTCTGCCGCCGCGTGATGCTCATCGACCACGGCCGTCTGACCTTCGACGGCACCCTCGACGACCTGCGCGCCACCGCCCCCGAGGAGGACTCCATCGAGGACGTGGTCGCCCGCCTCTACACCGGCTGA
- the trpD gene encoding anthranilate phosphoribosyltransferase: MTEPVRSWPHLLAALLRGHDLDADDTRWAMRQVMDDAAGPVQLAGFLVALRAKGESTAELRGMLDALMERVVPLPVDGADVVDIVGTGGDGAHTVNVSTMAAIVVAAAGAPVVKNGGRSVSSKAGSADVLEALGLPLDLTPDGIARCLHEVGIGFTFAPRFHHGLRHALPVRKALGVPTAINYLAPLTNPAGPRAALVGCSNPALAPVLAGVLAERGVSALVVRGADGLDEITTAAPTDVWIAGNGGVRQETLDTADFGLARSAPDALRGGDAAYNASVVHRVLAGEPGAARDAVLANAAGALAAHRDLGGGLRDAFATGLQEARHAVDSGNAIATLDNWLKLASSLAGGADGP; this comes from the coding sequence GTGACTGAGCCCGTCCGCTCCTGGCCACACCTGCTCGCGGCGCTCCTGCGCGGGCACGACCTCGACGCGGACGACACCCGATGGGCCATGCGGCAGGTCATGGACGACGCGGCCGGCCCCGTCCAGCTCGCCGGGTTCCTGGTCGCCCTGCGGGCCAAGGGTGAGAGCACCGCGGAGCTCCGCGGAATGCTCGACGCCCTCATGGAACGGGTCGTGCCCCTCCCGGTCGACGGCGCGGACGTCGTCGACATCGTCGGTACCGGCGGCGACGGCGCCCACACCGTGAACGTGAGCACCATGGCGGCGATCGTCGTCGCCGCCGCCGGCGCCCCGGTCGTCAAGAACGGCGGCCGATCGGTGTCCAGCAAGGCCGGTTCCGCCGACGTCCTCGAAGCCCTGGGCCTGCCGCTCGATCTCACGCCCGACGGCATCGCCCGGTGCCTGCACGAGGTCGGCATCGGCTTCACCTTCGCCCCGCGCTTCCACCACGGCCTGCGTCACGCCCTCCCGGTGCGCAAGGCGCTCGGCGTCCCCACCGCCATCAACTACCTGGCGCCGCTGACCAATCCCGCCGGTCCCCGCGCCGCCCTCGTCGGCTGCTCCAACCCCGCCCTCGCCCCGGTCCTGGCGGGTGTGCTCGCCGAACGGGGCGTCAGCGCCCTGGTCGTGCGCGGGGCGGACGGCCTCGACGAGATCACCACCGCCGCGCCCACCGACGTCTGGATCGCCGGCAACGGCGGCGTCCGGCAGGAGACGCTGGACACCGCCGACTTCGGACTCGCGCGCAGCGCGCCGGACGCGCTCCGCGGCGGTGACGCCGCCTACAACGCCTCGGTCGTCCACCGGGTCCTGGCCGGCGAGCCGGGCGCCGCCCGCGACGCCGTCCTCGCCAACGCGGCCGGAGCCCTCGCCGCCCACCGCGATCTCGGCGGAGGTCTCCGCGACGCCTTCGCGACCGGTCTGCAGGAAGCGCGCCACGCCGTCGACAGCGGCAACGCCATCGCCACCCTCGACAACTGGCTGAAGCTCGCCTCGTCCCTGGCCGGCGGCGCTGACGGACCATGA
- the mihF gene encoding integration host factor, actinobacterial type, whose product MALPKLTPEQRQAALAKAAETRTARAKLLAEVKAGSVSLEQLLGRDDDIAKRIKVSQALRALPGIGNVKAAQLMAEADVDEARRLGGLGTQQRRKLIEAIAG is encoded by the coding sequence ATGGCTCTGCCCAAGCTAACCCCCGAACAGCGTCAGGCCGCCCTCGCCAAGGCCGCTGAGACCCGTACGGCCCGAGCCAAGCTTCTGGCCGAGGTCAAGGCCGGCTCTGTGAGCCTTGAGCAGCTCCTGGGCCGCGATGACGACATCGCCAAGCGCATCAAGGTGTCGCAGGCGCTGCGCGCGCTGCCCGGCATCGGCAATGTGAAGGCCGCCCAGCTCATGGCGGAGGCCGACGTGGACGAGGCCCGCCGTCTCGGCGGGCTCGGCACGCAGCAGCGCCGCAAGCTGATCGAGGCCATCGCCGGCTGA
- a CDS encoding ABC transporter permease, with translation MRIAGYGFRRHSAYRAAAFAGAFTNTVFGILRAYVLIALWEARPGLAGYDVADAVTFCFLSQAFIGPMQVFGGGLEIAGRVRTGDIAVDLIRPASLQMWSLADDLGRAAHLFLLRSLPPTVVGAALFGLVTPADPATWLFFAFSCTLGVVVSFGWRYLMALSTCWIVDDRGPQSLSLVMTFFFSGMVLPLNLFPGWLGTLAGALPWSAMVQVPADVYLGKRDVLEALAFQAAWAVALLALGALVTRAARHKVVIQGG, from the coding sequence GTGCGCATCGCCGGATACGGCTTCCGCCGCCACTCCGCCTACCGCGCCGCCGCCTTCGCCGGAGCCTTCACCAACACCGTGTTCGGGATCCTCCGGGCCTACGTCCTCATCGCCCTCTGGGAGGCCCGTCCGGGACTCGCCGGATACGACGTCGCCGACGCCGTCACGTTCTGCTTCCTCAGCCAGGCGTTCATCGGCCCCATGCAGGTCTTCGGCGGCGGGCTGGAGATCGCCGGGCGGGTCCGCACCGGCGACATCGCCGTCGACCTCATCCGGCCGGCGTCCCTGCAGATGTGGAGCCTCGCCGACGACCTCGGCCGGGCGGCCCACCTGTTCCTGCTGCGCAGCCTGCCGCCCACCGTCGTCGGGGCCGCGCTGTTCGGGCTCGTCACCCCGGCCGACCCGGCGACCTGGCTGTTCTTCGCCTTCTCCTGCACGCTCGGGGTGGTCGTCAGCTTCGGCTGGCGCTATCTGATGGCGCTGTCCACCTGCTGGATCGTCGACGACCGGGGCCCCCAGTCGCTGTCGCTGGTGATGACCTTCTTCTTCAGCGGCATGGTCCTGCCGCTGAACCTGTTCCCCGGCTGGCTCGGCACCCTGGCCGGCGCGCTGCCCTGGTCGGCGATGGTCCAGGTCCCCGCCGACGTCTACCTCGGCAAGCGGGACGTCCTGGAGGCCCTGGCGTTCCAGGCCGCCTGGGCGGTGGCGCTGCTGGCCCTGGGCGCCCTGGTCACCCGGGCCGCCCGGCACAAGGTCGTGATCCAGGGTGGGTGA
- a CDS encoding NAD(P)-dependent oxidoreductase, whose protein sequence is MRILLIGASGMIGSRVAAEARARGHEVTGVTRSGTAGTAVADASDPAAMARLAAGHDAVVSAIAPPRDGSEPSGPLLAAVRGLLGGLREAGVRRLVMVGGAGSLEVAPGARLVDSPDFPEIYRNEALALAQALELLRAEAGDLDWTYISPAIVIEPGERTGKFRLGGDQVLVDDRGDSFISAEDYAVALVDELENSQAVRRRITVAR, encoded by the coding sequence ATGAGAATTCTGCTGATCGGCGCCAGTGGCATGATCGGGAGCCGGGTCGCCGCGGAGGCTCGCGCCCGAGGCCACGAGGTCACCGGCGTCACCCGCAGCGGCACGGCGGGGACGGCGGTCGCCGACGCCTCGGACCCGGCCGCGATGGCCCGGCTCGCCGCCGGTCACGACGCGGTCGTGTCGGCCATCGCCCCGCCGCGGGACGGCTCCGAGCCTTCCGGCCCGCTGCTGGCGGCCGTCCGCGGCCTGCTCGGAGGGCTCCGCGAGGCGGGCGTGCGCCGCCTGGTGATGGTCGGCGGCGCGGGCAGCCTGGAGGTGGCGCCGGGCGCGCGGCTCGTCGACAGCCCGGACTTCCCCGAGATCTACCGGAACGAGGCCCTGGCCCTGGCCCAGGCGCTGGAGCTGCTCCGGGCCGAGGCCGGGGACCTGGACTGGACCTACATCTCCCCGGCCATCGTCATCGAGCCCGGCGAGCGCACCGGGAAGTTCCGGCTGGGCGGTGACCAGGTGCTCGTCGACGACCGGGGCGACAGCTTCATCTCCGCCGAGGACTACGCCGTCGCCCTGGTCGACGAACTGGAGAACAGCCAGGCCGTCAGGCGCCGGATCACCGTCGCCCGCTAG